A section of the Humulus lupulus chromosome 2, drHumLupu1.1, whole genome shotgun sequence genome encodes:
- the LOC133815514 gene encoding uncharacterized protein LOC133815514, which translates to MTRVVLLEKLYKKIGVNQNDIELKISYLPIIAGENMPPLILRGDECLAAYLLDCGENNCRVALRVELIKREDICDMEVERNMKENEQSLVDDYFDREFYFENNICEAASAPGESGVNLGCEPVDLLNKRTTSSSPTPNHIDPLNYYDSLDHHDEQNQVPSEDTFSFPDGSDLAIGQEFKNKDEAVRAAKVTNSERFSIRTYCNTHTCSLISRKRKHCQASAAVVANVVRSSFDGQKETPKPKAIMTIMQNNHMPITYWKAWKGKKLANNLLRGSLELSFQNLPAYLYMVRKMNPGTIMHLEVDEDSKFKYVFLAYGACIKGFRCMRKVIAVDGTWLKTKYKGVMLIATAQDGNFHQYPIAWAVVDSENGASWSWFLTKLQELIPDDSDLVFISDRNQSIINGVSNIYRKSQHGHCRWHLSQNIKARVRVKGVIKLFEETANAYKVSDFNKLYDELKNRYPVAVKYLEESNLTLSKWPRSHFTRCQYNIMTTNGAESINAALREPREYPIIALLGAMQAKVSEWFNNRCNIVASINTKCKENDAIIDLGQRQCSCRVFDLDQLPCVHALASYEQAGIEVYDLCSNYYKLETWALAYVDTIYPVPQQEDWDINEVEVLPKVLPPNVPIKRGRAKLKRIPSVGEGKKWIKRCGLCGQPGHSKKTCPLRATTSKL; encoded by the exons ATGACTCGAGTG GTGTTATTGGAGAAATTGTATAAGAAGATTGGGGTGAATCAAAATGATATCGAATTGAAAATAAGTTACTTACCTATCATTGCAGGAGAAAATATGCCACCACTCATTTTACGAGGGGATGAATGTCTTGCAGCTTATCTTTTGGATTGTGGAGAGAACAATTGTAGAGTTGCACTACGTGTGGAGCTCATTAAGAGAGAAGATATATGTGACATGGAAGTTGAACGCAACATGAAAGAAAATGAACAAAGTTTAGTAGATGATTACTTTGACCGTGAATTTtactttgaaaataatatttGTGAAGCTGCTTCTGCACCAGGCGAAAGTGGTGTTAATCTAGGTTGTGAACCTGTGGACCTTCTTAACAAAAGGACAACATCATCATCTCCAACTCCAAATCACATTGACCCACTGAACTACTATGATTCGTTGGACCACCATGATGAACAAAATCAAGTCCCTAGTGAAGACACATTTAGTTTCCCAGATGGGTCAGATTTGGCAATTGGTCAAGAATTCAAGAACAAAGATGAG GCAGTGCGTGCAGCAAAAGTTACCAACTCAGAGCGTTTCTCAATACGAACTTATTGTAACACTCACACTTGTTCCCTTATTAGCCGAAAAAGAAAGCATTGTCAAGCAAGTGCTGCAGTAGTTGCTAATGTCGTGAGGTCAAGTTTCGATGGTCAAAAAGAGACACCGAAGCCAAAAGCAATAATGACGATTATGCAAAACAATCACATGCCAATAACATATTGGAAAGCTTGGAAGGGGAAAAAACTTGCAAACAACCTTCTTAGAGGTTCActtgaattaagttttcaaaatctTCCAGCTTACTTATACATGGTTCGAAAGATGAATCCAGGTACGATCATGCATTTGGAGGTGGATGAAGattctaaattcaaatatgttttcCTAGCATATGGAGCATGCATCAAAGGATTTCGTTGCATGAGAAAGGTTATTGCGGTGGATGGGACTTGGTTGAAGACCAAGTACAAAGGTGTAATGCTCATTGCAACAGCACAAGATGGTAATTTTCATCAATATCCTATTGCTTGGGCTGTGGTTGATTCAGAGAATGGTGCTTCATGGTCATGGTTCCTTACAAAGTTACAAGAACTTATACCAGATGATAGTGATTTAGTCTTTATTTCAGATAGAAATCAAAGCATCATCAATGGGGTGTCAAATATTTATAGGAAGTCACAACATGGGCATTGTAGGTGGCATCTGTCTCAGAATATTAAAGCACGTGTCAGAGTTAAAGGTGTCATAAAATTATTCGAAGAAACTGCCAATGCCTATAAAGTTTCCGATTTCAACAAACTCTATGATGAATTGAAGAATAGATATCCCGTAGCAGTGAAGTATCTTGAAGAATCAAATCTCACACTTAGTAAATGGCCGAGATCTCACTTTACACGTTGTCAGTACAATATTATGACTACGAATGGTGCAGAATCTATTAATGCAGCACTGAGGGAACCTAGAGAGTACCCTATCATTGCGTTGTTGGGGGCTATGCAGGCAAAAGTCTCTGAGTGGTTCAACAATCGCTGCAATATTGTGGCATCTATCAATACAAAGT GTAAAGAAAATGATGCCATAATTGATTTAGGTCAAAGACAATGCTCATGTCGTGTCTTTGACCTTGATCAACTTCCATGTGTGCATGCATTAGCATCATATGAGCAAGCTGGAATAGAAGTGTATGATTTGTGCTCTAATTATTATAAGTTGGAAACTTGGGCGTTGGCTTATGTTGATACCATTTATCCAGTCCCTCAACAAGAAGATTGGGATATCAATGAAGTTGAAGTATTGCCGAAGGTATTGCCTCCAAATGTCCCAATCAAGCGTGGTAGAGCAAAATTGAAAAGAATCCCATCAGTTGGTGAGGGAAAAAAATGGATAAAAAGGTGTGGTTTATGCGGGCAGCCTGGTCACTCCAAAAAAACATGCCCCTTACGAGCCACAACTTCTAAATTGTAA
- the LOC133819466 gene encoding uncharacterized protein LOC133819466, producing MSNKSPIFPMPQHFSDYGFDPQIDYFQVLEEARKHKRDTSRSIDSIHFKLQKPISKDDSKKTQKGKKKKWWRSALFFFKWKWVAYNPHGHGRSDHHYHHHHQGFDDEDVHQARARAFRASISGPVYITESRSGSTTPYRTTSRPTSGPIAGTLTSPNKDELDIPYLSLRHLNMEQHQRVSTSALPIYLVT from the exons ATGTCAAACAAGTCCCCAATATTTCCTATGCCTCAACACTTCAGTGACTATGGTTTCGACCCTCAAATCGACTACTTTCAG GTATTAGAAGAAGCAAGGAAGCACAAGCGAGACACATCAAGATCCATTGACTCCATACACTTCAAGCTTCAGAAGCCAATCTCCAAGGACGATTCCAAGAAAACCCagaagggaaagaagaagaaatggtggaGAAGTGCTCTCTTTTTCTTCAAATGGAAATGGGTTGCTTACAACCCCCATGGCCATGGCCGTtctgatcatcattatcatcaccatcatcaaGGTTTTGACGATGAGGATGTTCACCAGGCCCGAGCTCGGGCCTTCAGGGCCTCCATTTCAGGCCCAGTTTACATCACCGAGAGCAGAAGTGGCTCCACCACTCCTTACCGGACCACCAGCCGGCCCACATCAGGACCAATCGCCGGAACCTTGACCTCTCCGAATAAGGATGAGCTTGATATTCCTTATCTCAGTCTCAGGCACCTTAATATGGAGCAACATCAGAGAGTCTCTACCTCAGCTTTGCCTATTTACTTAGTCACTTaa